In the Choloepus didactylus isolate mChoDid1 chromosome 3, mChoDid1.pri, whole genome shotgun sequence genome, CTTCTGGTGAATACCCTGTGCCTGCCATTCACTCTCACCTACACCTTAATGGGGGAGTGGAAGATGGGTCCTGTCCTATGCCACCTGGTGCCCTATGCCCAGGGCCTGGCAGTGCAAGTGTCCACAATCACCTTGACGGTGATTGCCCTGGACAGGCATCGCTGCATTGTCTACCACCTGGAGAGCAAGATCTCCAAGCACATCAGCTTCCTGATTATTGGCTTAGCCTGGGGCATCAGTGCCCTGCTGGCTAGCCCCCTGGCTATCTTCCGGGAATATTCACTGATTGAGATTATTCCAGACTTTGAGATCGTAGCCTGTACTGAGAAGTGGCCTGGTGAGGAGAAGAGCATCTATGGCACCATCTACAGTCTTTCCTCCTTGTTAATCCTGTATGTTTTGCCTCTGGGCATCATATCTTTTTCCTACATTCGTATCTGGTGTAAGCTTAAGAACCATGTCAGCCCTGGAGCTGCTAATGACCACTATCATCAGCGAAGGCAGAAAACCACCAAAATGctggtgtgtgtggtggtggtgtttgCGGTCAGCTGGTTGCCTCTCCATGCCTTCCAACTTGCTGTCGATATTGACAACCAGGTCTTGGACCTGAAAGAGTACAAACTCATCTTCACAGTTTTTCACATCATAGCCATGTGTTCTACTTTTGCCAACCCCCTGctctatggatggatgaatagcaACTACAGAAAAGCTTTCCTCTCAGCCTTTCGCTGTGAGCAGAGGTTGGACTCTATTCACTCTGAGGTATCTGTGACATTCAAAGCTAAAAAGAACctggaagtaaaaaagaataatggTGCCAGTGACTCTTTCACAGAGGCAACCAATGTCTGAGGAAGCATGTGTATGAAAATGTGTGGATGAATGCTGACCAGAGCTACAATTCTGGCTGATGAAGTTTCACTGGGGCATATTGATTTCCAagtttaaggaagaaatataatATCTGAATCAAAACATCTGTGTGTAATGGCTAGAAAACTGGCTGGCAGAGCCCAGGTGAACACTCATATCCAAAGACAAAGCAACAAAATACTTTGCTTACAGTTTCTTGGAAGATAGGTTGAATTATGCataaaagcagagagaaatgCTTTTGACAGTACTCTTTTCCTAGAGTGAAGGAAATTTGAGTGAGGAATTTGCATTATCAGCATTGCTAAAAGGCAGCTGATAAATAGGTTGACCTGTTGACTTTCAAATTACATTAGGGTCTTGACTGGGGATGTTGTGTAATTTACTGCCCTGCCCTCTTCTGATGAAACTACCAAACACAAGTTTCTCTAGGGAGACACATGCTCTCCTTTATTGCATTTTGGTCTTGTTTTTCTTCCTATAGTCTAAATCCATCAGGGAATGCTGCAGGTAAATGTTGCCAACTCTTTGAATGATTTCAAGGAAATAAACTGAAACTTGCTATATTATCAGCATTTTGGCAAATGATGGGAGAAATGCTTAAGATTCAATGAGTCAGTTGTTCTTATGAATCGATGCATAGTTTGGCGAGGAATTTCTTTAACTTAGAATTAAAGGGTGAATTTTTCAAGGTTATAGAAAAGTAAACCATGATTTAGTTTCTAGTTTCAAGTTGTTCCTACtttgtatatataatatttagaTAATGAGGGAGCATAtgatgtaattattttaatagcTGCTAATTGTTTAACCTTTTGAACATGTatgattattgttattattcctATGTTGGAACTGAGTTTTTTATCACTAAAAATTAAGTCATATTAGAAGATAATTTTGTAGACTTTCATAACATTTCATGGATATTTATGAGCTATTTTTGCACAGGTACCTAGCTCTAATGTGTTTACATAACACTCCAgtgttattttctttgaaatttatctTCCATGGACCCATTTGTGAGAGATAAAATGACATAATTTCATCAAAATGGAATCCATCTGGTAAGAATCATTAGAAACATTGGATTTGTTCCACCTTG is a window encoding:
- the NPY2R gene encoding neuropeptide Y receptor type 2, with product MGPIGAEADENQTVEEMKVEQYGPMQTTPRGELAPDPEPELIDSTKLTEVRIVLILAYCSIILLGVIGNSLVIHVVIKFKSMRTVTNFFIANLAVADLLVNTLCLPFTLTYTLMGEWKMGPVLCHLVPYAQGLAVQVSTITLTVIALDRHRCIVYHLESKISKHISFLIIGLAWGISALLASPLAIFREYSLIEIIPDFEIVACTEKWPGEEKSIYGTIYSLSSLLILYVLPLGIISFSYIRIWCKLKNHVSPGAANDHYHQRRQKTTKMLVCVVVVFAVSWLPLHAFQLAVDIDNQVLDLKEYKLIFTVFHIIAMCSTFANPLLYGWMNSNYRKAFLSAFRCEQRLDSIHSEVSVTFKAKKNLEVKKNNGASDSFTEATNV